The following is a genomic window from Rutidosis leptorrhynchoides isolate AG116_Rl617_1_P2 chromosome 8, CSIRO_AGI_Rlap_v1, whole genome shotgun sequence.
TATAAAGATAACAAAAATAAAATTTACACTTAACGAGTCTAAGTTGATTTTAATTTCTATAATAGTTatctaatttaatttaaaaactataaaaagaaaataataaaaaaacaataaAAGAAAAAGGTGAAGGGGGTTTCCTGAGACTTGAACCCATGATCACCTGAGTAACTTCAAACACACTTAGCCACTCCACTATTGTTGCACTTGatttattattatgaaatttaatATTTAACCTTTAACGAATCGATTTTAAAATTTGATGTAGGCTCAAATTGGGAGTGCAGATTTAAAATTGGGAGTGCATATTCAAATCAAATGCAGGCTCAAATTGaaatatacaattttttttttaaccgTCCAATTATTTTAATCACAAGTGGGGGTATAACTTGTTAAAGGTGTCGGCCACATCAATTAAATAATAAACTCATGATGGCGATCGTTTGTTCGTTTACAAATAGAGACATGTTCGTAAAGCAAATGGGGGTATACTTTTTTTTTTAACGTTTTACCataaaaaaatactaaaatcttAACCAAAAACAAAAATTTGACACACgtagatgtttttttttttttacaactatattattattataattataggaggttcactaattcttaggaggTTCACTAAAAAGCTCAAACGGACACGATTAAAATACGATTTGTAAACGCTATATCTTTAGAGAAGATATAGAGAAGTTTAATAATATAGCATTTTCTATAAATAACACGATTATAGCGTTTTCTCAaactaatatataattatatttttataaatatagattaaaaatatagcgtttcgccgagtccccggcagcggctccaaaaacttgatgtgcgagcggaggtgtacgaaatattattattgtttactacgaaatacgacgaaatattacgctagttttattaatttacggatgggatatacctaaaccttgctacaacacttatatgcagtgtacctaatcgtagagtagtgtagtttttagtaagtccggttcgttccacagggagctaatgattacgtactatatttttaacaactatattaatataaatatatatatatatatatatatatatatatatatatatatatatatatatatatatatatatatatatatatatatatatatatatatatatatatatatatatatacataagtagttatattattataaaaagggggttttaccgtttaatgaccggtttgtcgattttaattttaagcgtaaagataaatgacaatatttaaagtgcgtaaaataaataacaatattaaaatgacaataaataaaatgacagtaaataaaagtacgatgagctataaaataaaagaattatgcttatttaaacttccgtaatcatgatgtttcacgttttgattttaatttattactctaagttaattgtcctttgtcctggtttatttgatacgtctatctggtttttgtccataatagtccatcggtcataaatataaagtgcgagtgtcctcgtcaaattacccttatacccgaagtcaaatattccaactgattaaggatttaaactgtgacgcagttatcacttctgtcaacaattacaccagttatcactgtatgtaatccacccctgttttaattagtttatgaatattaattcatccacttgatcagaatgaataatcaattacccaactcaattgattaattaaatgattataacagatttcatatgaacgtcactaaataggacaaccataatcattattaattattaggttaattaatttgaagatatgttcgacagactccaatgagttgtcactcaattagacaataccccccatctattaatagtcaatagtccaattttcacaagtgtcggtcttttgtccaaaccccaattatggtacaaaatccaataaccccatcttaaaatttagtccaacatcacgattacttcggctcaaataagcataataataacttagttacgatacattaatttaaaagggaagaacatagcttacagtggtgattaattgcatagcgttacacggacagagtttcgactttaaaacccgtaaaacatttcttacaataacccaattattattaatcttaaattaaatttaatattataaatataaatataaattacataagaaagaaagaaagagtgtGAAGAGGTGAAGGTGTATCTATTGGTGcctccgtgaattccattttataggcaaaatgaTTTACTGTAGCAAGGTGAAAAGTTAGCTGGAAAGGTAGCTAACGATAATTCAATTCACTGAATTGAATTATTGATTGAAATATTTTCACTTATgatcctttaactatgctcaattaacaactttttattatttattattattcttattatgaattatttaaatattatattatattcttgagcatagttaacttgtaattttagctccgttgagtcgtacgttgataattggttcatgtctcgattccggattttcaaacgctttttcgtatgctttgatatcttgtaatttgcattttgcggctcgttttcttgtaacttttagatgtttctcgtcaataatttgaacctcttggattgtactttgtacttttgagctttttggtcgtttgcgtcttcaattcgtcgaatctgtcttttgtcttcactttttattatttaaacgaatatcacttgtaaatagaacaactgcaactaaaagcttgtctttcttgagggataatgctatgaaatatatgttcgtttttagcattatcaggtaccaGTGTCCGTAACGGGCGGGTATTTATGAAAAAATGTATCTGCAGGCACGAGTCGGGTAAAATTTTGTACCCGTTGGCGGGTCGTGGGTATTTcatacccgtcgcgggtaaaacccgaccctTGAATCCGTGATGCCCGTTTGAGCTAACCAccggtatacccgtttacccgcatacatatactaaattatatattatataatataaaaattttaatgtatttttataattattcgcgGGTAAAACTCGCGGGTAATGAGTACTAGTGACTAAAAATTAGTTAAAGTGCACATTTTGTAAACTTGTGGGTTTACCCGAGGGTCGCTAGTTCTCGCGGGGTACGGGTACGGGAAAAAAAATTACCCGTTAGCGGGTAAACAGGTACTAGCGGGTAAGAAATATTCTTGACCGACGGGTCGCCGGTACTAAGAACCCGTGCCCATTAGGCGCGGGTGCCATCCCTATgttcagtgttgtaaatctccatatttctctccgagatctcgtttttgaaagttcgccgagacgagatgtccatctcccgagattcCTCGGTTAAcgcggtcaaacttggtcaaagtcacgaTTTATCGAATTTTCGCGCTCATTTCTTGAATTTTCTCATAAAATCTCGTAATTTTTTAGATTTTCTCGCTCACTTCTttgattttcttgtaaaatctcgtaaaattgTTTATAAATGTAcatatagttatttatttatatatatttatattataaaactaAAAAGGCAACGTAAAACAACGTCCGAGATCTCAGATTTTTATGAGATGCTGAGATCTCTCCAAAAATGTCAAAACGAGATCTTCCGAAATCTGAGATTTCTGATCTTGCCTACGTTGCGCCTTAACAACCTTaacatctatagtttctattaaaatgctaaaatgatgatgcaATAATTACCATTTCCCcttctataaaaaaaattaaaagaaaaaaattgTGAGGGCATATAGGTGATGTCATAAATAGAATTATTTTTACAATTAAATTAATTCTACTTAatgatattataaataaaaattatctaagcataaaaaaatttaaaaataaagaaaaaaattctAGGCCCTCATGATGATGACAttatattagtaaaaatattaacatgttaattttataatatatggagcattatgtacaaccttatgataaaacacacgTATGACTAAATGTacattatttgaaatattatgtacaaccttatggtaaaacaccctcaggaccatatgtacaatatttgaagcattatgtacaagcttatgataaaacactcacatgaccatatgtataagctttaaaacaaattgtacaatcttttacaaatcaCCTCATAAACacgtgtacaaactttgaagcatattgtacaaccttcataataaccgtatttttatttttaaaatttatcaagaagcatttgttattactaataattattattaaaaatatagatactcaatttttaaacaaactttattattatttattataattatagttattatattattattattattatattattattattattattattattattattattattattattattattattattattattattattcatatatggGTGCTTTTTACGAGattattacgttacatatgtatgtgaaATAAATGTCTCAATAAATAAAATGtagtaatgtaggcttttatgacaaatTTAATTATATCAAGGCAGTTCATTTATTcagaccaagttaagtacatcaatatatttgtaaaaacgacgacaagtttcttagtcagaattcGTTGTtcaacgggtcattaaactaaatgactttaacatttacattctcttaatacctaaaacatattattaaactgtttcatttaaagaaactcgtgatttcacgggtcatttcactagtaattaATGGAGTACATAATTCAAGTTATGCTATGTAACTGACCCACATCCTATTGAGTCATGTCATCACTCTTGAGTTAGTTTATATTAATGTGTCAAAACACAAGCTCATCTTTGTTATTTCTTAGAAAAAAATAAGGACAGTGAAATATATATGTCAACTTTCTTAGTTCATAACTAATACTATCTACGAACAAATCACTACCCGCTTAGACCATCTATATCGCAGCGTGTTAGAGGGTGTGTGTTGGCCAACACACACCCAACACGCCATAACAAGGCGTGTTGGAGGGCTTTTCTTGTGGCGTGCGTGCAACTAGCACATAGAAGCATGTAAACGTGCAGCCTTTTTTTGTTTTTTGATTGGTTAATTTTTCCTTTTTGATTATTTTTTATCCCCTTTTTCACCCAACTTtcaatcagattttaacacatcacccaacacgccacttaacactccaccccattatttaccagtttactagcacgctcatcaagcaccccaaccccacccagcaacacgccaacACGCCTCTTCAGGGATAAAGATGGTCTTAGAATGTAAAACTTAGTCTACTAGACCAAGGGACACCGTCTTTCTTCTTTAAAAAACCgaaaatttaaattaaataaatccAAACATCTAAAAAATTATAGATTTTAACAATTTGAATAGAAAGCTAACCttaatttattttttctttttcgcaATTAACAAACTTTATGATAAATTGCActtttattgaaagatgaaatagaCAAATAAAAGTACAAACAGAACGCAACACCTAGACTTAAAACTaaaaaacaaactcttaaaaacgaGCAACTGTTACCTACAAAAACCGAGTCTAAACAGACAAAACGATCTCGATACAACAAGGAAACAAGCAAATAGATAAATAAAACTAACCCAACTATAACCAAAGTACCAAACCACTAAGTATATGTACAAGACCAAGTCAATGTCCTTCCATTTTTTGTATTTGTAGCTATTTTTGGTCTTGGTTCTTCTTATATGTAAGAAATCACTTTGTGACTATTGCGTATGTACAATTCAAATACAATAGTCTTTTAACATAGATAACATGTAATTAGGTTCAATCAATTCTCAGATAGTAATAGTTACCGTATGATATTACTCCATACATTACTTGAGATTCATTAGTAGTCATTGCAAATGTCATCATTCTTCTTCCTTAGATTACAATTTTATCAAtagaatttatttatatttattaggaTTCTTGATTTCTTTTTAATCTTTCTTCATGCAAGTCAGATCCATAATAAAGTGGACAACCTTTTTCctagatttttatatctttttttttattctttttcaaCTTTGTCAGCTCCTTTATCCATGTGCGCCTATTAACTGTTTGATCAAATGCCTCAAAGAAACTGTACCCCAGTATACTAGTACTCCTaagaaaatatataataattagttAAAAACCATATAATTCCAAAGGTTTCAAACAGAAAACAATGTTAATTAAAAACCTTTTTATAGTAATATATACCAAAATTTCATGTTCATGTCAAGCTGTCTCTCTCAATAGTCAGTATCATTATTCTTCTATAGTATGTATGCATGCGTAAATTATAACCATTTATTGGATTCATCTTCTTCCTACTGAATTTAGTGGCCTTGTTGGATAATATCTTATCATATTCTTCCATAATTTAGTTTGTGGCTCATTTTCATTTCAATTTGTAGTATTCACTTGTCTCATATTGTTTACCAAAAGTCTTGATAAGCATTTCATAAAAGATAGAAAGTGTTTTATCTCTTTTTTTGCACTTGGGTTAATTTTATCTTATTCTTTAGATACCCCCCACCCAAAAAAAAAAACTTGTTTTTGGGATCAGTGTTATATCAAGATCCCATAAGATTGATGGGTAATTCAGTAATATTGTTCATAACTATTCTTTCATTGGTGGTTGTTGGAAGTTGTAACTATTTATTGGATCAAGAAAAAGATAAGATTTTGCAGCTTCCTGGGCAACCAACAAATGTTGATTTTAACCAGTATTCAGGTTATGTAACTGTAAATCAAGAATCTGGTAGGGCATTGTTTTATTGGTTAACTGAATCACCTGAAAACCGTGATCCAAAATCAAGGCCACTTTTGTTATGGCTCAATGGTGGTCCTGGTTGTTCTTCTGTAGCTTATGGTGCTGCTGAAGAAATTGGTCCTTTACATATAAATTCTGATGGGAAAACTCTGTACAGCAACCCTTACTCTTGGAACAAATGTATGTAATGTAATTTCTTAATTATCACCCAATAAGTTTTCATCAAAAAAAGGGGAATAATCTTTGATTATTCAACTTGGCAGTGGCAAATTTGCTATTTCTTGAATCACCAGCAGGAGTTGGCTTCTCATATTCAAACACTACATCAGATTTGTATAACTTTGGTGATGCTAAAACTGGTAAGGTCATCATTTTCTTTATAAAAAGTTTCTCCCTTTTTGAGTTGCTTAGAATTATATTAATGTATTGGCACTTTTCAAGATGGGTAGTAATGTATCAACCATACATTTTGTTAAATCCACTAGAAATTGTGCATTGTGTGAGTACAATAAAATATTTCAATGCACAATCTTGATTTATCAAAAAGGTGTACCCATTGGCTGTTAATTACATAAAGTTTTGATCTTTCGACTTTTTTGACTGCATTTGGAACTTGGGTGTTGTTTATTTGTAGCTGAAGATTCATATGCATTTCTAATCAATTGGTTCGAAAGGTTCCCTCAATACAAACACCGCGATTTTTACATTGCCGGAGAAAGCTATGCAGGTGACAATACATCAGCTAATCTTGTTACTTCTATACTGTCTCATATGCTGATTGTTCTAATGCATCTTTATCAATCTAATCAGGTCATTATGTTCCTCAATTGTCTCAAATCATTTACGAAAAAAACAAAGGGGTCAAGAATCCGGTTATTAACTTCAAGGGTTTCATGGTAACACTAATTTATATTCCTCTAACAGTAGCTTAGCATCATTCATTTATAATGATTATGTTAATGTTAATACTCCAGTACATTTCATAACTTCCAACTGTTAATCTTTCTTTTAGGTGGGAAATGCTGTTACTGATGATTATAATGATTATGTTGGCACATTTGAGTATTGGTGGACCCATGGTTTAATTTCGGATTCAACTTATAAATATCTTCAAACATCATGTGAAGGAAATTCCTCTGAACATCCACCCGTTGAGTGCATTCGGGCTCTAAATGgtgccgaaatggaaatgggaaatatTGACCCGTATAGCATATATACAAAGCCTTGTAACTTGTCTTCATTACTAAAACCCAGACGACGTTATGTAAGTTAATTCACACTAAACactaaggtgttgtttgttttttaagatgtttttatcTGAAGATCCGCATACCATGTCTGTAAAGAGGATGCGGCCTAAATGTCTGTATGTATGCTAACTAGTGAAAAAggctgtttgtttttatgtctgcaaaataacttaatccTGTCTGCAGCACTTACAAGCATATTTCTAAGTCTACGAGTTTGCAGACAGAATaagatattattttattttttgtctTCAAAATACAAACAGTCTACAATAAAAACTTATGCGGACGCGTAGACTTTTGGCATAATTACATCTGCAGactgaaaaacaaacaacacctaacaATTCTACTGTGAAATTTACTGATAATAACATTTCAATTAATGAACAGCCATGGAGACGAGGAGCATATGATCCATGCACAGAGCAATATGCAACTAAGTACTTTAATCGTCCCGAAGTTCAAAAGGCGTTTCATGCAAATATAACCAAGCTTTCGTATCCATGGAAAACGTGCAGTGATATCGTTGGTGAGTATTGGACAGACTCTCCACTATCAATGCTTCCTATCTACAAGGAACTTATAGCTGCTGGTTTAAGGATATGGGTATTTAGGTACAGTTTTTGAGTTTTCTCTCATGTAtatttgttacatacttacatTGTTTGTTGGTTGTTGAATATATTTATGCTTAAACTATACGGTTTTTTGTTATCCAGTGGTGATACAGATTCAGTTGTTCCCCTCACAGCAACAAGATATTCAATCGATGCATTAAATCTTACAACAATTGCCAATTGGTATCCGTGGTATGATAATGGAAAGGTATGAATTAAAATTTCCTCTTTTCTTTAAAGTTTTGTTTACTAATAATCGTctgaatatttaaattatatttatttttttcggGTTAGGTTGCGGGGTGGAGCCAAATATACAAAGGGTTGTCGTTAGTGACAGTAACGGGTGCAGGACATGAAGTGCCATTGCATCGGCCTCGACAAGCTTTTATACTTGCAAGGTCATTTTTGGAGAACAAACCAATGCAAAGAAGCTAAAAACTCTCCATTTAGGTTCGATTTACACATTGCGCAATAATCAAAAGCGTATACAAGATCATTATTTCAGGGGTTTATGCAGAAAAGAGAGAAATAAATATGGATATAACCTTTCATTATTGTTTTTATACGATTCTCATTTGTTTTAATTTTCCTGATTAGTTCAATGTTAGAATCTTGCCATGGTGTCCTTGTGGCTAACCCAAGAAAACATGGTTTAGTGATTATTCCTTGTACACTAATTTAAAACTTTAAAGAAGTAAtctcataaaaaatatatatacagctTTTAACTGTGGTTATATATGTAACTGATGATTGTTGAGACTATGTTATTATACAGCTTTTATTTAAGATTATCTGAAGGTAATTTAGTATTTTTTGAATGAGTAAATTGTTATTTTTGGGGCTAACCCAGTTTGTAATGTGGGCTTTAATTTATTCCTGGCCTATATTAGTTGGTAGTGTAAGTCATCCTTTTGGGCTAACCGGTGACAGTTGATTCTTTTAAATCAGCAGTGTTACTGGTGCATCTTTGAGATAAAGCAAATTATGTTTAATACCAATAATTTActtgtatatattatattatataatgttaGAATAAAGCAACCTGTCAACAAATGGTCAAATTACCTTTTTAGGTAATTTGACTTTGGGATCAGAAGTTGTCTACTTCATCCTCTCCCGATTTAGAAGATCACATGTCTGCCCAAGTCAAAACAAGTAAACGGCTAAGAGGCAGGCTGCTAAGCAACACTTTCCCTTATTTGTTATGGTGGTTCCAAAAGTTTAATGGAGTCATACCAAGACTAGAAATAGCTGTTGCAATGTTTAGATTATATAAGAACACTTAGCAAATTGTAAGAACTCAATTTAATTGTATCAAACATTCAAAATATTCAATACAAGATCAAATTCTTAACTtttatcatggtatcagagctgatGGTGTAGATCCTTGATCATTACACTCATCCTTAGCTTCATCATTTACTCGTTTAAATGGCCACCATGCCTAATGAAGGTGGGAGCCAATCACCTCCATCTGTTCAAAGCCAAACCAGCCAAATTAATGATTTAACAAGTCAGCTAGCAAGTCTGTTAAAGCACAACATGAATTACCAACAGCCCAAAATCTCAGATACTCTGAAGATTGGGTTGAATTTAAACAGCATAATTATGCTCTCTAGTCCAGGATGATGAGGGTAGCTATTGGAGGTAAATTCAAAACTCTCCTTACTCATCTAACCACGAACCCTATGGATACCAGCTACGAAAACTACAATCAATGGGAACAAGAGGACCTAATCGTGTTTTCATGGCTTATCCAAAATATTGAGCCAAGTTTAGCAAGTAATCTCACATCATTTCCAACAACAAAATTGCTGTGGGAAGCTTTAATCACCACTTATAGCAGTGGCATTGACAAACTTCAAACATACGATTTATATGTTAAGGCCACTGAAATCAAACAAGGTAATATGAGCCTTGAAGAGTTGTGGATTAAGATGCAAGGTATTTGGGGGGAAATCGAAACTCGAGATCCAAACCCCATGGAAAATACCTCAGACATCATTAAATACAACAAAATTAGGGCTGAACACAAATTTTTTCAGTTTTTAAATGCCCTAGATTGAAAATTTGATACCATAAAAAGAGAATTGCTCCGGTTAACACCAGTACCAACGGCGGAGGAAGCTTACGCCGCCTTTAGGAAAGAAGCAGCACATAGACAAATATtggggttatcatcaactgatctTTCTACCAATCATGAAATTGCTACTGGTTTAGCAGCAATTGATGGCAAAAGAACATCAAATCCTTTAACCAGTCGTTTCATTTTTTCACAAAAAATTGACAAATCAAAGCTTCATTGTACAAAGTGTGGTAAATCAAGACACACGATTGATCAGTGCTTCAAGATAAAGGGTTATCCAGAGTGGTGGACCAAACCTGGCAAGGCGGCAGCAGTCGCGGCGGTAAACGAACCAACCACCACCGTCACTGAAACAACCGATCAAGGGTTTGGTGGTATTGCAATCACTCCAAAAACCGCAGGTATAACTCTTAAACCATTTATTTCCCTTTTCACAGATATAGAAAAAGTAAACGAATCTAGGGTTGCTTCTAGGGTTAGAGAAACGTGTGGGGAAGATAAATTGAAGCAACCTGTCTGTATCAATAATGTAAATGGGAAAGTGAACAGGTTAAAGGGAATCTCGAGGTTAAAGGGTACTGTTGGGTTAATTACAAACATTGGGCCTGTTAAGGGTAGTGGGCCTAGCAAGCCAAACCATTGCATAATAAACTTAAGTCCACTAAATCTAGACATGTAAGCTTAAATAGGACCATCTATGGGATAGATCAGTCCAAACCAAAAGTTGGGCCCAATATTGTAAGGAAAATCAATAATAGTATAGATAATAAGCCCAACCCTATTTTTTGTCAAAATAAGTACGCCATTTTAAATCAAAAAACCAATTCCGAAGCTAATGTTGTCACaaataattttaaatcaaagtcttggatatttgttttgtaacagactgaaacccgggctagttgtaagttgcctatttttccctcagggtttgtgcttagtcttaagtgcttttattttaattattttattagtattttattatatttgtgttgttaccagtttgtgacaaaggttccagaacaggtttgtttattttaattggacctcgtttgggttacctaatcttgtgcgaaagatatcagataactggtaaatacccgtgtgtgatggggtattgtgttttaacacaaatttAAGCTGGTGACCAGCTCATTTCTTGAAGTTTCCTGAATTTCCTTTCCACTCTCTCACTATACCTAACTTCACCATCTTCACCTCAACCCTAAAATCATTGATCTCAAATTGAAGCTTAATTTgtgtcaaaacgttccttgtgtcattgtgattctaacaagataaggtttgtaagatttcatgatcaaatctatgattaaatgggttttaaagttagtttttgttaaaatggatttttgtgtcaaattggtatAAATTGATGTTGTTTGGACTTAAATTTTGTGAGTTTATGTCTCAAAACGTTTGTTATAAAAGATGTGTTCGGTTTTGGGGTCTAAAAAGTCCAAGGTCGAGATTTGGTGGTTTGagcttgaaacccgtcactttgctgctgctgcagctgatgaactacctacggccgatggtctttgaccatcgaccgatggtaactGACAACCGGcagatggtcgttgaccatcgaccgatggtgggaGTCCTTCAGTTGGTGAAATTTCTTTAGTCATTCGGTCTGTAGAAGAGACCCTCGGCCAATTGTGGGAAGACAGTCGGCCGATTGTCTTGGTCGGCCGGCCGATGGTCTTAGGGAGTGAAAATTTcactaagtgttgatttatagccgttatgctgcccgtgtgtttttatgatttccaggatttaaattttaaaaatgcataagtgttaagcatgaatttTTAGCGAAcactttttttactaatttgctgaaATGTGCTGTCAGTGTATCTAATTTTGAttagaacactattctaacttgtcttttttttgttctcaggagataagaacaaggaggaagctcagaactaataactgagcagttgctggtaattggtgagtgagtCTATCTCCGAATAAAGTTTAAGTAGTATATCATGCtattgtggttgactcttttaccatgcatagtgtagggattgccatgttagaataatatgaAGTTGTGTGTAaattttgtgtacactgtgtgaatggaacCAGTccggcctagggagactggggactcgagaccgtgtctaggagaggttagagtccgtatgaggtcaaccgtgcctaggggaggttgg
Proteins encoded in this region:
- the LOC139861922 gene encoding serine carboxypeptidase-like 27, with product MGNSVILFITILSLVVVGSCNYLLDQEKDKILQLPGQPTNVDFNQYSGYVTVNQESGRALFYWLTESPENRDPKSRPLLLWLNGGPGCSSVAYGAAEEIGPLHINSDGKTLYSNPYSWNKLANLLFLESPAGVGFSYSNTTSDLYNFGDAKTAEDSYAFLINWFERFPQYKHRDFYIAGESYAGHYVPQLSQIIYEKNKGVKNPVINFKGFMVGNAVTDDYNDYVGTFEYWWTHGLISDSTYKYLQTSCEGNSSEHPPVECIRALNGAEMEMGNIDPYSIYTKPCNLSSLLKPRRRYPWRRGAYDPCTEQYATKYFNRPEVQKAFHANITKLSYPWKTCSDIVGEYWTDSPLSMLPIYKELIAAGLRIWVFSGDTDSVVPLTATRYSIDALNLTTIANWYPWYDNGKVAGWSQIYKGLSLVTVTGAGHEVPLHRPRQAFILARSFLENKPMQRS